GGTGGCACGCCTTTTTTTGGCCCTTTGGGAAAATATTGTATGTTGCGAAAAAATTCCCATATGATTGAGGATGTTAGAACCGCTTATATTCTTTTCATGATGATCGCAGGTCAATGTAAGTGAAAAAGAGGACAGGAAAAAAGAGGGTGAATTGCCGTTAATGGCTGAGGGTGAAGAAAAAAACGTCTGCATCTGTGCGTGATTTAGGAGAAGAAAAGACAACGATACAGAGAGCAAACTTTCCTTTTACAAAGCTGGAAATTGTGAAGTATATTGAAAATTTTATCAATAAAATCATTGCACAAGCAGTTACTGTCCCATTCTTCGCCTTGTCACAGTGCGCGCCATGCCGTATAGGTATGGCTCGTTACAGTCAAATTTTCCTGAACGATATATAGATTGGAGGATTAATATGAGCGCTGCTGAAAAGATTCGCCACATTGGCAAGCCTTCTGTTGTTACCGAGCCAGCACCGGAAGCTGTTGAGATCATGGAAAAAACAAAGAAAGATATGGGTAAGGTTGCCCTGATCGTTTCTATTCTTTCTGTTGTTCTCCTCGTTGTGTTCTTCTTCGGACTGAATCAGAACCTGACCAGTCTGAATCAGCAGGTTTCCGTTATCCCCGGCATCCAGAACCAGATTGCCACTATGGAAACTGACCTTGCAACGCTGAAAGACCTTCCTTCCCAGACCCGCCGTATGGTTGTTGGTACCATGCTTGACGAGATGGCTCAGAAAGCAAACTTCCTCGGTGGTCAGATGGAAGACGAGGCTCAGGCCGCCAAGCTGCAGGAAGCTATGAAGCTGATCCAGGGTGTTCAGGCTGACATGCAGAAGTAGTTCTTTTTGACTACGATTTTATGGGCGGAAGGATGCAGTGCCTTCCGCCTTTTTTTCTTTTGTGCCATACTCAGCAGAGACCTTTGAGAGAGGAGGCTGAGAGAATGGCCAGTAATTCTGACGTGGAACTTGGTGAGCTGCTGTCGGTAGCGTCGCAGGAAAAGGTGTGGGATGAACACCGGAGTACGGTCTACAACTATGAGCTGTATCTGGGTGATTCAGACGGGTACGTACTCCGCATGGACACTTATGAAAAATCGTGTGGTCGGAATTTTTGCTTACGATTTAAAAATCTCGAGGACGCCCAGGCATACCTGAATCAGGATGCAGATGAAGCGTTGCTGCAAAAACTTTTTTCGCAAGGTGTTCTTGAGCGCTGTTCGTCGGATGACGATACAAAGAAATAAGAAAAGCCCCGATTGACGGGGCTTTTTTTTATGCATCAGGGAAAATCATTTTTCCGCTTTCAGTGAGGTCGTAGCCACTGAGCGTTTCCGCAAGCTCTTTGAATTCACTGTCCGTGAGCATATTGATAAACTGCTGGACTGGCTTTTCAAAGAAGCGGTCTTTTGGAATAAGTAAATCAAAGCGCTCCCAGCCGATGGGGATGGCGTCAAGACCAAGAAGTTTGGCAACGGCTTCAATTCCGGGACCAAGATCGGCCTGACCAGAAAGGACTTCGAGACCGACATCCATGTGTTTGGCCCGTTCGTCGTCATAGCCGGGCAGGTCCGCAGGGGAAATACCGTGCTCCTTGAGCAGGCTGTCGAAGAGCAGGCGGGTGCCAGTGCTCTTCGGGCGGTTGGCAACGCGAAGCTGCCCACCTTTGAGGTCTGCAATGCCCGTAATGCCTTGAGGATTTCCGGGCTTGAGGTACAGGCACTGCCTTCGGCGACAGAAGTTGACGACAGCAGGTTGCTCCCGAAGCTCTTCTGCAGCAAAAGAGAAGTTGTATTCTTTTCCGTCCTGTTCCGCGAGATGGCTGGCGGCCATGTGGCAAACGCCCCGGTGCAGGGCTTTGATGCCGCCCATGCTCCCAAGGTTGCCAAAGACGGCGACCTCGTCGGGATAGCGTTTCATATAGAGGCTGAGTGCCTTTTCCAAAAGCAGGTCATTGGAGCCAGCAATAACCAGAAGGCCCTGAAGGCTGCTGGCCTGGATGGTTGAAGGATAATTGATTGTTCTGTTTTCGACCCACTGCTCGACAAGATGCTCAGGGAAAAGCCATTTTCCGGTAACCTTGGAGGCAGGGAGGCCTTTGTCGGAAATAAGTGAATAGATCATCTTTTCGTTGACCCCAAGGTACTGGGCAACTTCTTTTGTCGAGAGCAGTTTTTTCATACTCATATCCTTTCGTTTCTTCAGCAGCCTGAAATGATATATATTCGGGGGCACAATAGCTGGGAACACAGTGTATTGCAATATTGGGAGTTCAGGAGAAAGCCTCTTTGGCTGAAAAATCTGTGTCTCAAGGCAATATTCTTGACCCGCGGGGGGAGTGTGCTATTTTCTGCCAGCTTTTGCGAAAGCATTGTGCAGAAGCGAAAAGAAGAAGGAGGACCTGTGAACCTTCGTCGTTATTTCTCTTTTTTATTTCTTTTTTTTACAATGTTCCTTGTGGTGGGATGCCAGAGTTTTACCTCTGGTGATGCTCACAATACAGAGAAGCAGGGAATCAAAAAAAATGAAATACTTATTGGCTCCTCACTCCCTCTGGAAGGCGAAAGCGGCTTTCTTGGGAGGAAAACTTTGCGTGGTGCGTTGAGTTACATCAAGCATATCAACAGTAAAGGGGGAGTACATGGTCGAAAAATACGGATCATTATTAAAGATGATGCCTATGATCCGACTCTGTGTGTAAGCAACACGCAGAAGCTTATCATTGAAGATAAAGTCTTTTGTCTTTTCAATTATGTTGGGACGTCTACGACCGTGGGAATTATCCCTCTCGTGGAAGAGGCCCAGATTCCGCTTGTTGGTGTGTACAGTGGCGCAGATGCCTTACGGAAGCCCTTTGTGCCATACATTATCAACATTCGTCCTTCCTATTTTCAGGAAAGCCAGCAGAGTATCCGACGCCTCGTGTCTTCGCTCGGCTTTTCCCGTATCGCTATTTTATATCAGTATGATGCCTATGGTTTTGATGGACTGAAAGGTGTCGAATTGGCAATGCGTCGCTATGGGATGAAACCCGTTGCGTCCGGTTCCTACAGAAGAGAACGTCCAGATTT
This sequence is a window from Desulfobaculum bizertense DSM 18034. Protein-coding genes within it:
- a CDS encoding helix-turn-helix transcriptional regulator — protein: MKKLLSTKEVAQYLGVNEKMIYSLISDKGLPASKVTGKWLFPEHLVEQWVENRTINYPSTIQASSLQGLLVIAGSNDLLLEKALSLYMKRYPDEVAVFGNLGSMGGIKALHRGVCHMAASHLAEQDGKEYNFSFAAEELREQPAVVNFCRRRQCLYLKPGNPQGITGIADLKGGQLRVANRPKSTGTRLLFDSLLKEHGISPADLPGYDDERAKHMDVGLEVLSGQADLGPGIEAVAKLLGLDAIPIGWERFDLLIPKDRFFEKPVQQFINMLTDSEFKELAETLSGYDLTESGKMIFPDA
- a CDS encoding ABC transporter substrate-binding protein — encoded protein: MNLRRYFSFLFLFFTMFLVVGCQSFTSGDAHNTEKQGIKKNEILIGSSLPLEGESGFLGRKTLRGALSYIKHINSKGGVHGRKIRIIIKDDAYDPTLCVSNTQKLIIEDKVFCLFNYVGTSTTVGIIPLVEEAQIPLVGVYSGADALRKPFVPYIINIRPSYFQESQQSIRRLVSSLGFSRIAILYQYDAYGFDGLKGVELAMRRYGMKPVASGSYRRERPDLQAALTRIADSRAEAVVLIGTPGPSTQFIRGCAEMGYHPVFLSDSFVGAHEMARRLKGVSATLLLSQVLPPPFLPSGEAAPYARKYVQLLAQYYPDEVPDIVGFEGYVNARVLVEGLRRSGPDLSRSTFIQAIETIRNQSVAPGKALSFSQVDHQGLDEVNFILLQDGTSEAVTDWDALRQALQRRKK